One region of Zingiber officinale cultivar Zhangliang chromosome 7B, Zo_v1.1, whole genome shotgun sequence genomic DNA includes:
- the LOC122005119 gene encoding DNA-dependent metalloprotease WSS1-like isoform X2 has protein sequence MSLDDLNKVWEIKTLKKPGEDEARRLLDRIAKQVQPIMRRRKWKVKLLSEFYPTNPALLGLNVGGGVEVKLRLRRPGREWDFFPFEQVLDTMLHELCHIVHGPHNASFYKLWDELRKECDELVAKGITGTGQGFDTLGRRLGGFSVQPSVSSLRQAAVDAAAKRARTGALLPSGPNRLGGNSEIMGALSPIQAAAMAAERRLYDDIWCGSVSEEINLIESITEISKHPAPEIGESSNSNGEKKGDLGGTGKIEKGWTNLHSKGKGEESTSSITFDRATMPGGSMSPYPKHDTDDKVIWECSKCTLFNQGYFLLKLIHQNLLIFPLVLLCAHELLSHFHQCDTF, from the exons ATGAGCCTGGACGATCTAAACAAGGTATGGGAGATCAAAACTCTCAAGAAGCCCGGCGAGGATGAGGCCCGCCGTCTCCTTGACCGCATCGCCAAGCAGGTCCAGCCCATTATGCGTCGCCGCAAGTGGAAGGTTAAACTCCTCTCCGAGTTCTA CCCGACCAATCCGGCTCTTTTAGGGCTAAATGTTGGTGGTGGCGTCGAGGTGAAGCTTCGGCTGAGGCGGCCTGGCAGGGAATGGGATTTCTTCCCGTTCGAGCAGGTTCTTGATACAATGCTCCATGAGCTGTGCCACATCGTGCATGGGCCGCACAATGCCTCGTTCTATAAGCTCTGGGATGAGTTGCGCAAG GAATGTGATGAACTGGTTGCAAAGGGGATAACTGGTACTGGACAAGGATTTGACACCCTTGGAAGACGCTTAGGTGGCTTCTCTGTCCAGCCTTCAGTATCATCGCTCCGGCAGGCTGCAGTTGATGCTGCAGCCAAACGAGCTCGCACTGGGGCTTTGCTACCATCTGGACCAAACAGATTAGGTGGAAACAGTGAAATCATGGGTGCGCTTAGTCCAATACAAGCTGCTGCCATGGCTGCAGAGAGAAGATTGTATGATGATATATGGTGTGGATCTGTGTCAGAAGAAATTAATCTAATAGAAAGTATCACCGAAATTTCAAAGCATCCTGCTCCTGAAATAGGTGAGTCATCAAATTCTAATGGGGAAAAGAAAGGGGATTTAGGTGGTACTGGTAAAATTGAGAAAGGATGGACCAATTTGCACAGTAAAGGCAAGGGTGAAGAGTCTACATCTAGTATCACCTTTGATAGGGCAACAATGCCAGGTGGGTCAATGTCACCTTACCCCAAACACGATACAGACGATAAGGTTATTTGGGAGTGCAGCAAATGCACTCTATTCAATCAA GGTTACTTTTTGCTCAAATTGATTCACCAAAATTTGCTAATTTTTCCACTTGTATTGTTATGTGCACACGAGTTACTTTCCCATTTCCATCAATGTGACACCTTTTAG
- the LOC122005119 gene encoding DNA-dependent metalloprotease WSS1-like isoform X1, whose amino-acid sequence MSLDDLNKVWEIKTLKKPGEDEARRLLDRIAKQVQPIMRRRKWKVKLLSEFYPTNPALLGLNVGGGVEVKLRLRRPGREWDFFPFEQVLDTMLHELCHIVHGPHNASFYKLWDELRKECDELVAKGITGTGQGFDTLGRRLGGFSVQPSVSSLRQAAVDAAAKRARTGALLPSGPNRLGGNSEIMGALSPIQAAAMAAERRLYDDIWCGSVSEEINLIESITEISKHPAPEIGESSNSNGEKKGDLGGTGKIEKGWTNLHSKGKGEESTSSITFDRATMPGGSMSPYPKHDTDDKVIWECSKCTLFNQPLGLTCEACGAPKPKAAESKFKTWSCKFCTLENSTKQDKCSACGQWRYSYGPPLDT is encoded by the exons ATGAGCCTGGACGATCTAAACAAGGTATGGGAGATCAAAACTCTCAAGAAGCCCGGCGAGGATGAGGCCCGCCGTCTCCTTGACCGCATCGCCAAGCAGGTCCAGCCCATTATGCGTCGCCGCAAGTGGAAGGTTAAACTCCTCTCCGAGTTCTA CCCGACCAATCCGGCTCTTTTAGGGCTAAATGTTGGTGGTGGCGTCGAGGTGAAGCTTCGGCTGAGGCGGCCTGGCAGGGAATGGGATTTCTTCCCGTTCGAGCAGGTTCTTGATACAATGCTCCATGAGCTGTGCCACATCGTGCATGGGCCGCACAATGCCTCGTTCTATAAGCTCTGGGATGAGTTGCGCAAG GAATGTGATGAACTGGTTGCAAAGGGGATAACTGGTACTGGACAAGGATTTGACACCCTTGGAAGACGCTTAGGTGGCTTCTCTGTCCAGCCTTCAGTATCATCGCTCCGGCAGGCTGCAGTTGATGCTGCAGCCAAACGAGCTCGCACTGGGGCTTTGCTACCATCTGGACCAAACAGATTAGGTGGAAACAGTGAAATCATGGGTGCGCTTAGTCCAATACAAGCTGCTGCCATGGCTGCAGAGAGAAGATTGTATGATGATATATGGTGTGGATCTGTGTCAGAAGAAATTAATCTAATAGAAAGTATCACCGAAATTTCAAAGCATCCTGCTCCTGAAATAGGTGAGTCATCAAATTCTAATGGGGAAAAGAAAGGGGATTTAGGTGGTACTGGTAAAATTGAGAAAGGATGGACCAATTTGCACAGTAAAGGCAAGGGTGAAGAGTCTACATCTAGTATCACCTTTGATAGGGCAACAATGCCAGGTGGGTCAATGTCACCTTACCCCAAACACGATACAGACGATAAGGTTATTTGGGAGTGCAGCAAATGCACTCTATTCAATCAA CCTCTGGGACTAACATGTGAAGCTTGTGGTGCCCCAAAACCAAAAGCAGCTGAGTCTAAATTTAAGACCTGGTCGTGCAAATTTTGTACTCTAGAGAACAGCACTAAGCAAGACAAATGTTCAGCTTGTGGCCAATGGAGATATTCATATGGCCCACCTTTAGATACTTAG
- the LOC122005119 gene encoding uncharacterized protein LOC122005119 isoform X3, giving the protein MRPAVSLTASPSRSSPLCVAASGSPTNPALLGLNVGGGVEVKLRLRRPGREWDFFPFEQVLDTMLHELCHIVHGPHNASFYKLWDELRKECDELVAKGITGTGQGFDTLGRRLGGFSVQPSVSSLRQAAVDAAAKRARTGALLPSGPNRLGGNSEIMGALSPIQAAAMAAERRLYDDIWCGSVSEEINLIESITEISKHPAPEIGESSNSNGEKKGDLGGTGKIEKGWTNLHSKGKGEESTSSITFDRATMPGGSMSPYPKHDTDDKVIWECSKCTLFNQPLGLTCEACGAPKPKAAESKFKTWSCKFCTLENSTKQDKCSACGQWRYSYGPPLDT; this is encoded by the exons ATGAGGCCCGCCGTCTCCTTGACCGCATCGCCAAGCAGGTCCAGCCCATTATGCGTCGCCGCAAGTGGAAG CCCGACCAATCCGGCTCTTTTAGGGCTAAATGTTGGTGGTGGCGTCGAGGTGAAGCTTCGGCTGAGGCGGCCTGGCAGGGAATGGGATTTCTTCCCGTTCGAGCAGGTTCTTGATACAATGCTCCATGAGCTGTGCCACATCGTGCATGGGCCGCACAATGCCTCGTTCTATAAGCTCTGGGATGAGTTGCGCAAG GAATGTGATGAACTGGTTGCAAAGGGGATAACTGGTACTGGACAAGGATTTGACACCCTTGGAAGACGCTTAGGTGGCTTCTCTGTCCAGCCTTCAGTATCATCGCTCCGGCAGGCTGCAGTTGATGCTGCAGCCAAACGAGCTCGCACTGGGGCTTTGCTACCATCTGGACCAAACAGATTAGGTGGAAACAGTGAAATCATGGGTGCGCTTAGTCCAATACAAGCTGCTGCCATGGCTGCAGAGAGAAGATTGTATGATGATATATGGTGTGGATCTGTGTCAGAAGAAATTAATCTAATAGAAAGTATCACCGAAATTTCAAAGCATCCTGCTCCTGAAATAGGTGAGTCATCAAATTCTAATGGGGAAAAGAAAGGGGATTTAGGTGGTACTGGTAAAATTGAGAAAGGATGGACCAATTTGCACAGTAAAGGCAAGGGTGAAGAGTCTACATCTAGTATCACCTTTGATAGGGCAACAATGCCAGGTGGGTCAATGTCACCTTACCCCAAACACGATACAGACGATAAGGTTATTTGGGAGTGCAGCAAATGCACTCTATTCAATCAA CCTCTGGGACTAACATGTGAAGCTTGTGGTGCCCCAAAACCAAAAGCAGCTGAGTCTAAATTTAAGACCTGGTCGTGCAAATTTTGTACTCTAGAGAACAGCACTAAGCAAGACAAATGTTCAGCTTGTGGCCAATGGAGATATTCATATGGCCCACCTTTAGATACTTAG